ACAAGGACGTCTTCCTCCGCGAGCTCGTCTCCAACGCCTCCGACGCGCTGGACAAGCTGCGCCTCGAGAAGCTGCGGGACGACTCCCTCGACGCCGACGTGTCCGACCTGCACATCGAGCTCGATGCCGACAAGGACGCCCGTACCCTCACCGTGCGCGACAACGGCATCGGCATGTCCTACGACGAGGTCGGGCAGCTGATCGGCACGATCGCCCACTCGGGCACCGCCCAGTTCCTCCAGGAACTGCGGGAGGCCAAGGAGGAGGCGAAGGAAGGAGCCGAGGAGGGGCTCATCGGCCAGTTCGGCGTCGGCTTCTACTCCGGCTTCATGGTGGCGGACGCCGTGACCCTGGTGACGCGGCGCGCCGGGGAGAGCGAGGGCACCCGCTGGACGTCACGCGGTGAGGGCACGTACACGCTGGAGAAGGTCGCCGACGCACCGCAGGGCACCTCGGTCACCCTCCACCTCAAGCCGGCCGACCCGGACAACCAGCTGCACGACTACACGTCCCCGTACAAGATCCGGGAGATCGTCAAGCGGTACTCGGACTTCATCACCTGGCCCATCCGCATGACGCCCGAGGGCACGGGCCCGGACGGCGAAGGCTCGCAGGACCAGGACCAGGACCAGGGCCAGGAGCAGGCGGCGCCCGCGCCGGAGACGCTGAACTCCATGAAGGCCCTGTGGGCGCGCTCCCGGGACGAGGTGTCCGAGGAGGAGTACCACGAGCTGTACAAGCACGTCGGGCACGACTGGCGCGACCCGATGGAGACGATCCGGCTCCAGGCGGAAGGCACCTTCGAGTACCAGGCGCTGCTGTTCCTGCCCGCGCACGCCCCCTTCGACCTGTTCAACCGCGACTACCGGCGTGGGCTGCAGCTCTATGTCCGGCGGGTGCTCATCATGGAGGACTGCGAGGCGCTGCTGCCGCCGTACCTCCGCTTCGTCAAGGGCGTCGTCGACGCGGCGGACCTCTCGCTGAACGTCTCCCGCGAGATCCTTCAGCAGGACCGTCACATCGACATGATCCGCCGTCGCCTGACGAAGAAGGTCATCTCCACCGTCAAGGACATGATGGCCAAGAACCCGGACCGCTACGCCGCGTTCTGGCGGGAGTTCGGCACCGTCCTGAAGGAGGGGCTGGTCACCGACCCGGAGAACCGCGACGCCCTCCTCGCCGTGGCGTCCTTCGGGAGCACCCACCACGACAGCGAGCAGACGACGCTCAAGCAGTACCTGGAGCGGATGAAGGACGGGCAGGAGGACATCTACTACCTGACCGGCGAGTCCCGGCAGAGCATCGAGAACTCCCCGCACATGGAGGCGTTCCGGGACCGCGGCATCGAGGTGCTGCTGCTCACCGACCCCGTCGACGAGGTCTGGGCCGACGCCGTCGGCACGTTCGAGGGGAAGAACCTGCGGTCCGTCGCCAAGGGCCGCATCGACCTCGACGCCGAGGACACGGAAGCGTCCGAGGACGAGCAGAAGAAGCAGGGCGAGGAGTACGCCGGGCTTCTCGGCTGGATGACGGAGCAGTTGGGGGAGGACGTCAAGGAGGTCCGTCTGTCGTCAAGGCTGACCGTCTCCCCCGCCTGCGTGGTGTCCGACGCCGACGAC
Above is a genomic segment from Streptomyces collinus Tu 365 containing:
- the htpG gene encoding molecular chaperone HtpG is translated as MPAETFEFQVEARQLLQLMIHSVYSNKDVFLRELVSNASDALDKLRLEKLRDDSLDADVSDLHIELDADKDARTLTVRDNGIGMSYDEVGQLIGTIAHSGTAQFLQELREAKEEAKEGAEEGLIGQFGVGFYSGFMVADAVTLVTRRAGESEGTRWTSRGEGTYTLEKVADAPQGTSVTLHLKPADPDNQLHDYTSPYKIREIVKRYSDFITWPIRMTPEGTGPDGEGSQDQDQDQGQEQAAPAPETLNSMKALWARSRDEVSEEEYHELYKHVGHDWRDPMETIRLQAEGTFEYQALLFLPAHAPFDLFNRDYRRGLQLYVRRVLIMEDCEALLPPYLRFVKGVVDAADLSLNVSREILQQDRHIDMIRRRLTKKVISTVKDMMAKNPDRYAAFWREFGTVLKEGLVTDPENRDALLAVASFGSTHHDSEQTTLKQYLERMKDGQEDIYYLTGESRQSIENSPHMEAFRDRGIEVLLLTDPVDEVWADAVGTFEGKNLRSVAKGRIDLDAEDTEASEDEQKKQGEEYAGLLGWMTEQLGEDVKEVRLSSRLTVSPACVVSDADDLTPALENMYRAMGQEVPRAKRILELNAQHQLVKGLNQAYAEREDHTALAETAELLYGLAVLAEGGQPKEPARFVKLMADRLQRAL